The sequence below is a genomic window from Hydractinia symbiolongicarpus strain clone_291-10 chromosome 10, HSymV2.1, whole genome shotgun sequence.
ttattcagcgtctcatgatgGATCCTTCCGTAAAGTTCTAGCTTATGGTAAAGATATGGTGGCACCAGCTTATATTGCTGTAAACCCTCATATTAGGTGTGTATAGACGCAGTTGGATATAGCTATTGCAAAGAATTGAAAATTTGCAAATGAACCTCTTAAGTAAAAATTGTCACAAAGCGTAGTTTTCTGtttgtgtttcttttttttgtaattttaattttgcaaaaatttgaaCTTTTACGACTGCTTTCTAAAACTCGTAACCAAAAGTTTTTGAAATCAAAAGTTAGTgatcataaatttttttcttttattctacAGTTGCATTGTAAAAAAGCTGTATATAACTCAAGTCCCAAGTGCATATGATATGCTCTTGTATAagattaaaatttatgtttgcaccttattttcattttcattgttTCTAGCAAAATGTTTTGGTTCAACAGAGGGCCTGGCGTGGCTAATTTCACATTATGGGAAGCTGGACTAGATGGTAGCAGCCCTAAACGACTACACGGTAACATATCTCAGCCATTATGCATTGCTATTGACTACAATACAAGCATCATATATTGGACACAGTTTAATCAAGGCACAggaatgacgtcattaaagaGTTTTGATCGTAGAACTAATCAAATGAAATCACCATATGACAATGTGGCGAGGTATAGTGTAGGCATGGTGTTTAAGGACAAGTTTTTATATGCAGACCATGACATCGGAGCCATAAAAGAAGTTCCCATTAATGGCAGAACTGTGACAGCTGCTAAAATACTTATTTATGAAGACGATTGGATTCACAATATAAAAGCGTTTCATGGGAGCATGCAGAAAGGTAAACtcctatgttttttatttttttttttttttttttttttttacatttgcgTCATAAAATTTTCTGTAACATAACTATCAATTCTTAAGtatctaaagtaaaaaataacaaaaactttttttttcttgtatttcttTTACTCTTTCAATCAAGAAATTATTAACAGACTGTGAAAACCTAGGAAACCTTAAAGAAATTGTGTACCTAGGTATCTTTATTGCGTTTATGGCTTCGAAACCGAGAAGTATCATAAAAATATAGTAATAAAATCTTTACAACATGCCCAGAAAGTGTCAGAAAATGCCCTAAAAATGagagattgtttgttttttatgtgcCAAATTTATCATGTGTTTGTGTTTGTTATATAGTTTGGTCGGGTGTATTTGCAGACAACTAAAATCGTCaccgtgtttttttttatttttcatatattttttaaatttttttttaggcaACAATAGTTGTTCAGTAAACAACGGTGGTTGTTCTCAACTTTGTTTCGCCACCTCGCTGACTGAACATAGATGTGGTTGCGGTACACATTTCACCTTGCTGGCTGACGGCAAAACATGCACAGCCCCACAGCAGTTTATAATTTTCACATCCGGCTCCTTATTGATCCGGCTTATGTTCGATTCGTCGAAACCGGAAGCAGTCTTGCCTATATTCAACGACGAAGCAGTCAGTCAGATTGATTACGATTTCATGCGCGGATATGTGTATTGGTTGGTGGCAAAGAAAAATGTCATTGCCAAAAGTCAACAGCACGGTACGCTACACGAAGTTATCCACTTGGTTAACGAAACAGATGAAGACTTGTCTGCTGCTTACGACTTTTCTCTTGACCCGTTCAGTAATTCTTTATATTGGACTGATAGCTTACAAAACTCTATAAATTTTCTCCAGTTAACAACAAAGGCGAATGGAACTGTGTATAAAGACACTAAAAAGATTGTGCATCCGCGGAAAATTGTTGTTTTCCCAGAAATGGCGTTGATGTTTTGGAATGACGGAAACACTAACAGAATTTTCAAATCAACTCTGGCTGGAACGCAACCGGAAGCACTGATTCAATTGCATAAAGACAGTGTGGTTCGAGATTTATCCCTAGAcgtaatacaaaaaaatgtttattggtTAGACTCTGGTTTGAGAAGAATAAGCAGCATCTCGATATTTGGAGGGGAAGTCAGAAATCATGACTTACCAAAACATGGAACTAACCCTGTTTCGATGGGTATTTTCTCGAAGTTTGTCTTCTGGGCAGATAGCAGTACTAAGTTTATACATAAGGCCTGGATTACTAATGATTCATTCGAAGGTGATACAGGCTTTCATGGCACGTATCCTCTCACCATTGACATGGTGGTTGTTAACAACAGTAGAAAACGCGGTAGGTGTAGAAATGTATTAATTGCAACTCTCTGAACACCCTTTATTTCACAGCTTACTCCTGTATACCCATTATGAAGGCTGTCCACATGGTTAGGAacctcaaaatttttaaaaatatagacagAATGTCAGGAAAATTTTGTCTTATAATGAAATGTCTGGAAAATGTCTGGATTTAAAATTTCCCACTAAGTCAATGTCAGTTTTTATCTTCAGCTTGTATTTGTTTCatcctttctttctttttttaattcatgtatattgtatttttcttcgttcttaaacagTCAGTTGATTTATCAGCCATAACTATAGGAGAAAACTAGGTGAATAATGTCAGAAATGTTACCAAAATCGAGGTAAAAAAACCCTGTTTAATAAGAGTGGTAGTATGATTATACATCCATAAAAATCAGAAGGTTGGGGTAAATATTTGAGTACAAATATTTCACGGATTATAATTCCTTTCTTATATTCTTTTACTTCAGAGAGTCATCCGTGTTTTATCAATAATGGCGGTTGCAGTCACGTGTGTTCCATTCATTACGTCAGTGGTATAGATAATACGAAGCGAGAAGAAACCGCGTTGTGTGGTTGCCCGCTTCATCAGGAAGCGAGAAACAAAACGTGTGTTCAGTGTAAGTAGGCTATTATCCACCCACGCATTTAAGCCCTTGCTTACACCACATTGCCTTGTAATTACATCAAAGTCCGAAATCCTGTTGAAAAGAGacaatgtttttgtttctgtttttagcTGCTGCTTGTAaagaaaatgagtttttttgcgTATTGGATGGTATATGTCTCCCCGAGTCTAAAGTATGTGATAAAAAGTGCGATTGTGGGGATTGTCACGATGAAAAATCATGCAgtatgtatttttgttttacttctATACAGACATTGAGATTTGCCCAATA
It includes:
- the LOC130612141 gene encoding low-density lipoprotein receptor-related protein 5-like, with the translated sequence MVAPAYIAVNPHISKMFWFNRGPGVANFTLWEAGLDGSSPKRLHGNISQPLCIAIDYNTSIIYWTQFNQGTGMTSLKSFDRRTNQMKSPYDNVARYSVGMVFKDKFLYADHDIGAIKEVPINGRTVTAAKILIYEDDWIHNIKAFHGSMQKGNNSCSVNNGGCSQLCFATSLTEHRCGCGTHFTLLADGKTCTAPQQFIIFTSGSLLIRLMFDSSKPEAVLPIFNDEAVSQIDYDFMRGYVYWLVAKKNVIAKSQQHGTLHEVIHLVNETDEDLSAAYDFSLDPFSNSLYWTDSLQNSINFLQLTTKANGTVYKDTKKIVHPRKIVVFPEMALMFWNDGNTNRIFKSTLAGTQPEALIQLHKDSVVRDLSLDVIQKNVYWLDSGLRRISSISIFGGEVRNHDLPKHGTNPVSMGIFSKFVFWADSSTKFIHKAWITNDSFEGDTGFHGTYPLTIDMVVVNNSRKRESHPCFINNGGCSHVCSIHYVSGIDNTKREETALCGCPLHQEARNKTCVQSAACKENEFFCVLDGICLPESKVCDKKCDCGDCHDEKSCSYPTDCSTSLYKCGLGCFSEEQKCDKKQDCPDNEDESEDLCAPCVKGHFHCGGQMCIPLDMKCDGKPDCSDGGDEKNCQTNATTPTGFPNPQQGSNKSRLMSGIISGIVICVIVIVFVILLYVKLRNSKKNAARQQENGAMWRIEEFENKAGSVTSDDPAKSSVSTYISAVSHNTDPISYYDRNNVTGASSSVASGYTHIPYNPPPSPIALSTITETNDPYASATCEQCRNSIQETPMEEVLHDAPPPTLASTGLLEEVDLYYPIQQSHNWKPPKTVCDSCETSRSRSRKKRRSNHRPEHSYRSSLSRYPSNAPELEALYQSRETNMDDPYDQNSLFVDRQRHLLFDPPPTPCTYLSDEERPPSPTETEQSLAFSPMHRGELRPHYAPPPSPTSQL